A DNA window from Corynebacterium ciconiae DSM 44920 contains the following coding sequences:
- a CDS encoding TetR/AcrR family transcriptional regulator: protein MGIDIDQAIMQAARELVLESGIRGTTMSAVARGAKISRPTLYARFSGKDAVISKLLTHELIDVTMSVQRQPATGPQLVDALLEAARMVAVHPVITTIVEEQPELLGTYFFRRLGESQIRIIATLEHMIETVQQQAPETICPRSAHALATMCCSMLQHSALSSRIFAPILRAHQPSGTWDQELRLILEGYLLP, encoded by the coding sequence ATGGGGATCGATATTGACCAGGCGATTATGCAGGCCGCCCGCGAGCTCGTGCTCGAGTCGGGCATTCGCGGAACCACCATGTCCGCGGTAGCCCGCGGGGCCAAGATTTCGCGCCCCACGCTCTATGCGCGCTTCTCCGGTAAAGACGCCGTGATCAGCAAGCTGCTCACCCACGAGCTCATCGACGTCACAATGTCGGTGCAGCGCCAGCCCGCCACCGGCCCGCAGCTGGTAGACGCCCTGCTCGAAGCAGCACGCATGGTGGCTGTGCACCCAGTGATCACCACCATCGTGGAGGAGCAACCCGAGCTATTGGGCACCTACTTCTTCCGGCGGCTCGGCGAATCGCAGATCAGGATCATCGCCACCCTTGAGCACATGATCGAGACGGTGCAGCAGCAGGCCCCAGAAACCATCTGCCCGCGCAGCGCGCACGCTCTGGCCACCATGTGCTGCTCCATGCTGCAGCACTCCGCCCTCAGCTCCCGAATCTTCGCCCCGATCCTTCGGGCCCATCAACCCAGCGGCACCTGGGACCAAGAATTGCGACTCATCCTAGAAGGGTACTTACTGCCATGA
- a CDS encoding FAD-binding oxidoreductase has protein sequence MSFSIWGTEQEAKPLSANLQSLVSKVVGSTTPRPAPAQPDVKITDSALTTAQIEQLAEIVGSGFVTQVREQRIPRARGKSYFDLLDWREDAVIDVPDAVIAPATNEEVLAILQWCTEHRVAVVPFGGGTSVVGGVSPLRGEFDAVLSLDLARFDAIENVDTISGEATLGSGMSGPQAEIALAEHGLQLGHFPQSFPYATIGGFAATRSSGQNSAGYGRFDEMVASMEVVTPTGITTVGDAAPASAAGPDIKEIFLGSEGAFGVITKVRLKVHPIPEAKEYEAFVFDDFAHGVAGVRAVEQQGTGPTVIRLSDEIESATNLTSTDSIGESDSAAPHGCLCLTMYEGTREHVASRHEETRNLLLSMGATSLGEGPVRKWEKGRFGAPVLRDALLDAGVLCETFETATTWSNVSVLKKAITAAVTASLGDGDSVALVLCHVSHVYHNGCSLYFTILGAQNEKPLEQWGTAKRAILRAITDNGGTITHHHAVGKDHAGFMDKEVGEVGLGVLRAIKKHLDPAGILNPGKLLP, from the coding sequence ATGTCCTTTTCCATCTGGGGTACTGAACAGGAAGCCAAGCCACTCAGCGCGAACCTGCAGTCGCTGGTGAGCAAGGTTGTCGGTTCCACCACCCCCCGACCCGCCCCGGCGCAGCCGGATGTGAAGATCACCGATTCAGCCCTCACCACCGCCCAGATCGAGCAGCTGGCAGAGATCGTGGGCTCCGGCTTCGTCACCCAAGTTCGTGAGCAGCGCATCCCCCGCGCCCGCGGCAAGTCCTACTTCGATCTGCTCGATTGGCGCGAGGATGCGGTGATCGATGTGCCGGACGCTGTAATCGCCCCAGCCACCAACGAGGAAGTCCTAGCCATTTTGCAGTGGTGCACCGAGCACCGAGTGGCCGTGGTTCCCTTCGGTGGCGGCACATCCGTGGTTGGCGGTGTCTCGCCCCTGCGCGGCGAGTTCGACGCGGTACTCAGCCTGGATCTGGCCCGCTTCGATGCCATCGAGAATGTGGACACCATCAGCGGCGAGGCCACCTTGGGCTCCGGTATGTCCGGCCCCCAGGCGGAGATCGCACTGGCCGAGCACGGCCTGCAGCTGGGCCACTTCCCGCAGTCCTTCCCCTACGCCACCATCGGCGGGTTCGCCGCCACCCGCTCCTCTGGCCAAAACTCGGCCGGCTATGGCCGCTTTGATGAGATGGTGGCCTCCATGGAAGTGGTGACCCCCACCGGCATCACCACCGTGGGCGATGCCGCACCAGCCTCCGCTGCCGGCCCAGACATCAAGGAGATCTTCCTCGGCTCCGAGGGGGCATTCGGCGTGATCACCAAGGTGCGCTTGAAGGTGCACCCCATCCCCGAGGCCAAGGAGTACGAGGCCTTCGTGTTCGATGACTTCGCCCATGGCGTCGCCGGGGTGCGCGCGGTGGAACAGCAGGGCACCGGCCCCACCGTGATTCGCCTCTCGGATGAGATCGAATCCGCCACCAACCTCACCTCCACCGACTCCATCGGCGAGTCCGACTCTGCCGCACCGCACGGCTGCCTCTGCCTGACCATGTACGAGGGCACCCGCGAGCATGTGGCCTCCCGTCACGAGGAAACCCGCAACCTGCTTCTGTCCATGGGCGCCACCTCGCTCGGCGAGGGCCCGGTACGCAAGTGGGAAAAGGGCCGCTTCGGCGCCCCGGTGCTGCGCGACGCCCTGCTGGATGCCGGTGTGCTGTGTGAGACCTTCGAAACCGCCACCACCTGGAGCAATGTATCGGTTCTGAAGAAGGCCATCACCGCCGCTGTTACCGCCTCCTTGGGTGATGGCGACTCTGTGGCTCTCGTGCTCTGCCACGTATCGCACGTCTACCACAATGGCTGCTCGCTGTACTTCACCATCCTCGGCGCTCAGAACGAGAAGCCACTGGAGCAGTGGGGCACGGCCAAGCGGGCGATTTTGCGGGCCATTACCGACAATGGCGGCACCATCACCCACCACCACGCGGTGGGTAAGGACCACGCCGGATTCATGGACAAAGAGGTTGGCGAGGTGGGCCTTGGGGTGCTGCGCGCCATCAAGAAGCACCTCGACCCGGCCGGCATTCTCAACCCTGGGAAGCTGCTGCCATGA
- a CDS encoding diacylglycerol kinase: protein MNEIGIYQREISRVALLTNPAAGKGLAKAKGAIAERRFNELGIDVVSIAGATPAASAELAREAVDSGVDALVVCGGDGLINLALQAQANTDVPLGIIPAGTGNDHAREYGLPLDPEKAAELIARGVCLRTDLGVMRTDEGRERFFGTCVTQGFDSIVTERANTISWPKGSARYVVAILLEFLKFHSIPCTIYLDGELEIDEPITLAAVGNTRSYGGGMKICPDAIHSDGLLDLTVLGRMNRYNVSKKFPRIYTGNIRGVDGVHQYRAKTIRIEMPEMPVYADGDRFDLLPIDYSVAPNAGFYLIPTP, encoded by the coding sequence ATGAACGAGATCGGCATCTATCAACGCGAGATCTCCCGGGTAGCGCTGCTCACCAACCCCGCCGCCGGCAAGGGCTTGGCGAAAGCGAAGGGCGCGATCGCCGAGCGCCGCTTTAATGAGCTCGGCATCGATGTGGTGAGTATCGCCGGCGCCACCCCAGCCGCCTCGGCAGAGCTGGCCCGCGAGGCCGTGGATTCCGGCGTGGATGCGCTGGTGGTGTGCGGCGGCGATGGCCTGATCAATCTAGCGCTGCAAGCCCAGGCCAACACGGATGTCCCGCTCGGGATTATCCCTGCGGGAACGGGCAATGATCACGCCCGTGAATACGGTCTGCCCCTCGATCCGGAGAAGGCGGCCGAGCTGATCGCCCGGGGTGTGTGCCTGCGCACCGATCTGGGCGTGATGCGCACCGATGAGGGCCGCGAGCGTTTCTTTGGCACCTGCGTGACCCAGGGCTTCGACTCTATTGTCACCGAGCGGGCGAACACCATTTCTTGGCCCAAGGGCTCTGCCCGCTATGTGGTGGCGATTCTGCTGGAGTTTCTCAAGTTCCACTCGATCCCTTGCACGATCTATCTTGACGGGGAGCTGGAAATCGATGAGCCCATCACGCTCGCCGCGGTCGGTAACACCCGCTCCTATGGCGGCGGCATGAAGATTTGCCCCGATGCCATCCACAGCGACGGCCTGTTGGATCTGACCGTGTTGGGGCGGATGAATCGCTATAACGTGTCCAAGAAGTTCCCGCGCATCTACACCGGCAATATTCGCGGCGTAGATGGGGTGCACCAGTATCGGGCGAAGACGATCCGCATCGAAATGCCAGAGATGCCCGTCTACGCCGATGGCGACCGCTTCGATCTGCTGCCGATCGACTACTCCGTGGCCCCCAACGCCGGCTTCTACCTCATCCCCACCCCCTAG
- a CDS encoding YhgE/Pip family protein, giving the protein MKTRRIKPPLYGRKRRIAIRSAIVVVLVAPLLVAAAWMWSMWDPSHYLDEVKIALVNEDEGTTQEGEKVSFGDDIEKGLLDTSYLNVDTVSADAANKGMKEGTYMATISIPRDFSDRVATVIDDKPRQAEVVISYNDHYGTNTPLLTSGLIPGIQAGIQSGITEGYSSEILDGMNQLGDGLNEAADGAVQLDDGATMLKDGTEQGIDGAHQLKDGTGQLRDGAAELDNGLSQLVDGTGQLGDGAAQIDDGVGQLTDKLIPLARQAGAAAEQLKPMIGVLRTFQLNKEADKLQEIVAGLDNNNPDGIANQLQMLKDGTAEMSYNLNNPNAPYLSGVLQLKDGTTQLREGSVELDEGMGQMLDGTYQLDDGVRQLKDGTTQLRTGLVEGSEQAPSISNIQASSHQMAVPVVYSQDYQNPVQELKDLNDPTSKQLSGGVTFILILVFGFLMMVLVSMLAPHILGRYSHRRPLWQVLGGFAIVAAANTALLFLLTWLGTLLGFSVDNRTAFALGLVILAANGTAFFQLLRIAFGRLIGGTLALGFFAYGVFSFGGVWPIQLTPKPLRLLHDIHPMTYARNLFIGAVEGDTGAFYLSSAFLLLVMTIVCLIISVLIVKRRERPAVMESEDGTTPEDEEAELVTAR; this is encoded by the coding sequence ATGAAAACAAGGCGAATCAAGCCCCCGCTGTACGGCCGGAAGCGCCGCATTGCTATCCGCTCTGCCATCGTGGTGGTGCTTGTTGCACCACTGCTGGTAGCTGCGGCGTGGATGTGGTCGATGTGGGACCCCTCCCACTACCTCGACGAGGTGAAAATCGCGCTGGTCAACGAAGACGAGGGCACCACCCAGGAGGGCGAGAAGGTCAGCTTCGGCGACGATATCGAAAAGGGTCTGCTGGACACCAGCTACCTCAACGTGGATACCGTCTCCGCCGACGCCGCCAATAAGGGAATGAAGGAAGGCACCTACATGGCCACCATCTCCATTCCCCGCGACTTCTCCGACCGGGTGGCCACGGTGATTGACGATAAGCCCCGTCAGGCCGAGGTGGTGATCTCCTACAACGACCACTACGGCACCAACACCCCGCTGCTCACCTCCGGTCTGATCCCAGGCATTCAAGCGGGAATCCAATCCGGCATCACCGAGGGCTATTCCAGCGAGATCCTAGACGGCATGAACCAGCTCGGCGACGGGCTCAACGAGGCCGCCGATGGTGCGGTGCAGCTCGACGACGGCGCCACCATGCTTAAAGACGGCACCGAGCAGGGCATCGATGGCGCCCACCAACTCAAAGATGGCACCGGCCAGCTGCGTGATGGCGCCGCAGAGCTGGATAATGGGCTGTCCCAGCTTGTCGACGGCACCGGCCAGCTCGGCGACGGCGCCGCTCAAATCGACGATGGCGTGGGCCAACTCACCGATAAACTCATCCCGCTCGCCCGCCAAGCCGGTGCAGCCGCTGAGCAGCTCAAACCCATGATTGGTGTGCTGCGGACCTTCCAGCTGAACAAGGAAGCCGACAAGCTCCAAGAGATCGTGGCGGGGTTGGACAATAACAACCCCGATGGCATCGCCAACCAGCTGCAGATGCTCAAAGACGGCACCGCCGAAATGAGCTACAACCTGAATAACCCCAACGCCCCGTACCTTTCCGGTGTGCTGCAGCTCAAGGACGGCACCACCCAATTGCGTGAGGGCTCAGTAGAGCTCGATGAGGGCATGGGCCAGATGCTCGATGGCACCTATCAGCTTGACGACGGCGTCCGCCAGCTCAAGGACGGCACCACCCAGCTGCGCACTGGGCTTGTGGAAGGCTCCGAGCAAGCGCCCTCCATCAGCAATATCCAGGCCTCCTCGCATCAGATGGCCGTGCCGGTTGTGTACTCGCAGGACTACCAGAACCCCGTCCAGGAGCTGAAGGATCTGAATGATCCCACCTCCAAGCAGCTCTCCGGTGGTGTGACCTTCATCCTCATCCTGGTCTTCGGTTTCCTCATGATGGTGCTGGTGAGTATGCTCGCCCCGCACATCTTGGGCCGCTATTCTCACCGCCGGCCACTCTGGCAGGTCCTCGGCGGATTCGCCATTGTTGCCGCGGCGAACACCGCACTGCTCTTCCTGCTCACGTGGTTGGGCACCCTGTTGGGCTTTAGCGTGGATAACCGCACCGCCTTTGCCCTCGGGCTGGTGATCTTGGCCGCCAACGGCACCGCCTTCTTCCAGCTGCTGCGCATCGCCTTCGGCAGGCTCATCGGTGGCACCCTCGCCCTCGGGTTCTTCGCCTATGGTGTGTTCAGCTTCGGTGGCGTCTGGCCCATCCAGCTCACCCCGAAGCCGCTGCGGCTGCTGCACGATATTCACCCCATGACCTATGCGCGCAACCTCTTCATCGGTGCAGTCGAAGGGGACACGGGGGCGTTTTATCTCAGCTCCGCCTTCCTGCTGCTGGTGATGACCATCGTGTGCCTGATCATCTCGGTACTCATCGTCAAGCGGCGCGAACGCCCCGCGGTGATGGAATCCGAGGACGGCACCACTCCGGAGGACGAGGAGGCCGAACTCGTCACCGCCCGCTAA